A region from the Oncorhynchus keta strain PuntledgeMale-10-30-2019 chromosome 5, Oket_V2, whole genome shotgun sequence genome encodes:
- the srrm2 gene encoding serine/arginine repetitive matrix protein 2 isoform X6: MYNGIGLTTPRGSGTNGYVQRNLSSVRAKRPRDERGGERDEKDRERLESQLNRQPNAEILEHQRKRQLEVKCAELQDMMEEQGYSAEEIEEKVNSFRMMLQEQEPPSAPTERPLATETHALAAANQQKNDRLKAAFGIATDYVDGSSFHPERKEREKEKREQERLEREKQQHQKYALVEESEDSDSPARKQSRKKKRKKNKNRDSSESPSPSPRRVKKTKKKKKKRDGSEEKDDKDSSSDEKQASKKKRKRSENETPPQSKTRRHRSGSSSSAHSQSPAPLRERQKNQPVKRAEEGRKGLSPDRRGRGREDGSPQRSGGRARSPRYPSSPERRPRADKEREKERLKDKEKGREKEREKVKPTRTRHDSSSPSPPRLEREKGRRSRSGERERDKDRGKERTMLQRTRHDSSSSPSPPPKQLDTRKQRSGKDKPQRRDSSSPSPEREGARRGRSGEGERGKERNARAPADRERGRVSEKEGSPPSRKSDGGRGRNSSRDSTSPVPQSPLTNGRQKEREHEGRRGQERKPEERGKEKKPEERGKERKPEERGKERERELSKEREKQEEQRKREIEREKERERNRDGGRERERSGRLSSTQQPSTCLTEDLRAEREGEGERRDRERGAGEKERKRQAEEDNRRENRDRSLQEKEREELEKTKEREKEKEREKEKAKEREKEKAKEREKEKAKEREEKANESSSSSGSDSDSSSSSSDSSSSSSSSSSSSSSEGEKKKGTVVKSSPVKKALPALISPPTVGAAFQRYLANGGRESASESDGQRATGREKERERTGGDRFLLSERENPPPAPQKAPVSQLPSAAERYPPTDREKERGKGQERYSPTEVESSSPPPSPPRRGASQGGGERYSPTEVEREKEREGGVKSQARRAEQYSPSEQEREWERRRAPSPKAPAAAVVPRPSPPRRTPPRQYQDPPTCSPSPRRQAATRRASPPSRSPTRHYAPRRSRSRELEHNRERQRARDRGRDRSRDRGARRSRSRSPRRRSPLYRSRRSPSPVRQRRSSHSLSRERQRHQEREKNRELERAREKERQREKEQERRERQPLKEVPPPRRSPSSSSRSSSSSSSPSPSPARERKELPVEKVMKPAVEKDRRGDREEREKGEDRGRKACSISSPLPSKETSPLPSQSEIRAHPKETRHSDPPRSRSPQALSHSETRVSLRDTSRTQSPAVLPSKGSAHPTDRPVRTENGVSEKGVKEKKKGKMGSPSSSSSSSSSSSSSSSSSDSSDSDAAQGKAGARIAAAHSSSSSSSSSSSSESEKEDKKKSPARPHRVPADSLRDSRSLSYSPPRQRRPAHSPPTRRSGSRQSPSRSPSSRRGK, translated from the exons ATGTACAACGGCATTGGCCTGACCACGCCACGAGGCAGCGGCACCAACGGCTATGTGCAGCGCAACCTGTCGAGCGTGCGGGCAAAGCGTCCACGGGACGAGCGCGGCGGCGAGCGAGACGAGAAGGACCGTGAGAGGCTGGAGAGCCAACTGAACCGTCAGCCCAATGCCGAGATCCTGGAACACCAGAGAAAGAGGCAACTGGAGGTCAAGTGTGCAGAGCTGCAGGACATGATGGAAGAGCAGGG GTATTCCGCTGAGGAGATTGAAGAGAAGGTGAACAGCTTCCGCATGATGCTGCAGGAGCAGGAGCCGCCTTCGGCCCCCACCGAGAGACCATT ggCGACAGAGACTCACGCCCTGGCTGCAGCCAACCAGCAGAAGAACGACCGGCTGAAGGCGGCGTTCGGCATCGCCACGGACTACGTAGATGGCTCCTCCTTCCATCCGGAGCGCaaggagcgagagaaggagaagagggagcaggagaggctggagagggagaagCAACAGCATCAGAAATATGC GCTGGTAGAAGAGTCAGAGGACTCTGACTCCCCGGCCCGAAAACAGAGCCGCAAGAAGAAAAGGAAGAAAAACAAGAACAGAGACAg CTCAGAGAGCCCTTCCCCCTCTCCTAGACGGGTGAAAAAAactaaaaagaagaagaagaaaag ggACGGGTCGGAAGAAAAGGATGACAAAGATAG CTCCTCAGACGAGAAGCAGGCGTCTAAGAAAaaacgcaagagaagtgaaaATGAGACTCCGCCCCAGAGTAAGACACGGCGCCATAGGAGTGGGTCCTCCAGCTCTGCTCACAG CCAATCCCCTGCCCcgctgagagagaggcagaagaacCAGCCTGtcaagagagcagaggaggggagaaaggggcTATCTCCTGACAGGAGGGGGCGTGGTCGTGAGGACGGGAGTCCACAGCGTTCGGGAGGCAGAGCG aGATCTCCCAGGTATCCCAGCTCCCCTGAACGCCGACCGAGGGCAGACAAGGAACGGGAGAAGGAGCGACTGAAGGacaaagagaaaggaagagagaaggagcgtGAGAAAGTGAAGCCTACCAGAACGAGACACgactcctcttccccctctcctcctcgaCTGGAACGAGAGAAAGGCAGGCGCTCcagaagtggagagagggagcgagataaGGATCGAGGAAAGGAGAGAACAATGCTGCAGAGGACCAGACACGACTcttcttcatccccctctccacccccgAAACAACTGGACACCAGGAAACAGAGGAGCGGAAAAGACAAACCACAAAGACGAGACTCCTCGTCTCCCTctccagaaagagagggagcaaggagaggaaggagcggagagggggagcgaggaaAGGAAAGAAATGCCCGAGCCCcagctgacagagagagggggagggtgagtGAGAAAGAAGGATCTCCCCCTAGTCGGAAAAGTGATGGCGGGAGAGGTAGAAACTCATCCCGTGACTCCACATCCCCTGTCCCTCAGTCACCTCTCACCAATGGACGACAGAAAGAAAGGGAGCACGAGGGaaggagagggcaagagaggaaaccggaggagagggggaaagagaagaaaccggaggagagggggaaagagaggaaaccggaggagagggggaaagagagggagagggaattgagcaaagagagggagaaacaagagGAGCAGAGGAAGCGGGAGATCgaaagggaaaaagagagggagcgaaaccgagatggagggagagagcgcgagagGTCCGGCAGACTGTCTTCTACCCAACAGCCATCTACCTGTTTGACTGAAGATCTCCGCGCAGAacgagagggtgagggggagaggagggacagagagaggggggcaggagagaaggagagaaaaagacaagcagaggaggacaacaggcGGGAGAACAGAGACCGAAGCCTGCAGGAAAAGGAGCGAGAGGAGTTGGAGAAGacaaaggaaagagagaaggagaag gaaagagagaaggagaaggcaaaggaaagagagaaggagaag gcgaaggaaagagagaaggagaaggcaaaggaaagagaggagaaagcgAATGAGAGCAGCAGTAGCAGCGGGAGTGACAGTGACAGCTCTTCCTCATCCTCTgactcatcctcatcatcatcatcctcctcttcttcctcatcctccgagggagagaagaaaaaggGAACCGTGGTGAAGAGCAGCCCAGTGAAAAAAGCCCTCCCCGCGCTCATCTCCCCTCCCACTGTAGGTGCTGCCTTCCAGAGGTATCTGGCCAATGGGGGCAGAGAGAGCGCTTCAGAGAGTGACGGACAGAGAGCTACCGGGAGAGAGAAGGAAcgtgagagaacaggaggggacaggTTCCTGCTCTCTGAAAGGGAAAACCCACCTCCTGCTCCCCAAAAAGCTCCggtctcccaactcccctctgctGCAGAGCGCTACCcccccacagacagagagaaggagcgagggaAGGGACAGGAGAGGTACAGCCCCACCGAGGTAGAGAGCTCCagccctccaccctctcctcccagAAGAGGAGCCTCCCAAGGCGGAGGCGAGAGGTACTCCCCCACTGaagtggaaagagagaaggagagagagggaggggtgaagaGCCAGGCCAGGAGGGCAGAGCAGTACAGCCCCTctgagcaggagagagagtgggagaggaggagggcgcCCTCCCCAAAAGCCCCTGCAGCAGCAGTTGTCCCGCGGCCCTCCCCCCCTCGCCGCACCCCCCCACGGCAGTACCAGGACCCCCCCACTTGCTCCCCCAGCCCCCGACGGCAAGCCGCCACCCGGAGAGCCTCCCCTCCGTCCCGCTCCCCGACTCGCCACTACGCCCCACGGCGGAGCCGCAGCCGGGAGCTAGAGCACAaccgagagaggcagagagcgagggatagagggagggaccGTTCCAGAGACAGAGGAGCCAGAAGGAGCAGGTCGAGGAGTCCCAGAAGACGGAGTCCCCTCTACAG GTCCCGGCGATCCCCCTCTCCCGTTCGACAAAGGAGAAGCAGTCACTCGCTATCCAGAGAAAGgcagagacaccaggagagagagaagaatagagagctggagagagcgagggaaaaaGAGCGGCAACGTGAAAAAGAGCAAGAGAGGCGAGAGCGTCAACCTCTTAAAGAGGTACCCCCACCCCGTCGCTCACCCTCTTCATCTTCtcgttcttcttcttcttcctcatccccatccccctctccggCCCGAGAGAGAAAGGAGCTGCCTGTAGAAAAGGTGATGAAACCAGCAGTAGAGAAAGACCGAAGAGGTGatagagaggagcgagagaaaggggaagacagaggaaggaagGCTTGTTCCATCTCCTCACCGCTCCCCTCCAAGGAGACCAGTCCCCTTCCCAGCCAATCAGAAATCAGAGCCCACCCCAAAGAAACACGGCACTCTGACCCGCCCCGCTCCAGGTCGCCACAGGCCCTCAGCCATTCAGAGACCAGAGTCTCTCTACGAGATACATCGAGGACCCAATCACCTGCGGTGCTCCCCTCAAAAGGCTCTGCCCACCCCACAGACCGACCAGTCAGGACTGAAAACGGTGTGAGCGAGAAGGGGGtcaaagagaaaaagaaaggaaaGATGGGCAGCCCcagctcatcatcatcatcttcctccTCGTCATCTTCCTCTTCGTCTTCATCAGACAGTTCTGACTCTGATGCAGCGCAAGGAAAAGC aggtGCCAGGATAGCGGCTGCCCatagctcttcctcctcctcctcctcatcatcctcttctGAAAGCGAGAAGGAAGACAAGAAGAAGAG CCCGGCGCGACCTCACAGAGTGCCAGCTGATTCGCTGAGAGACTCTCGCTCACTCAGCTACTCTCCACCCAGACAGAGGCGACCTGCACATTCCCCACCCACCCGCAG GAGTGGCAGCAGGCAGTCCCCAAGCCGATCTCCAAGCAGTCGGAGAGGAAAATGA
- the srrm2 gene encoding serine/arginine repetitive matrix protein 2 isoform X3, producing MYNGIGLTTPRGSGTNGYVQRNLSSVRAKRPRDERGGERDEKDRERLESQLNRQPNAEILEHQRKRQLEVKCAELQDMMEEQGYSAEEIEEKVNSFRMMLQEQEPPSAPTERPLATETHALAAANQQKNDRLKAAFGIATDYVDGSSFHPERKEREKEKREQERLEREKQQHQKYALVEESEDSDSPARKQSRKKKRKKNKNRDSSESPSPSPRRVKKTKKKKKKRDGSEEKDDKDSSSDEKQASKKKRKRSENETPPQSKTRRHRSGSSSSAHSQSPAPLRERQKNQPVKRAEEGRKGLSPDRRGRGREDGSPQRSGGRARSPRYPSSPERRPRADKEREKERLKDKEKGREKEREKVKPTRTRHDSSSPSPPRLEREKGRRSRSGERERDKDRGKERTMLQRTRHDSSSSPSPPPKQLDTRKQRSGKDKPQRRDSSSPSPEREGARRGRSGEGERGKERNARAPADRERGRVSEKEGSPPSRKSDGGRGRNSSRDSTSPVPQSPLTNGRQKEREHEGRRGQERKPEERGKEKKPEERGKERKPEERGKERERELSKEREKQEEQRKREIEREKERERNRDGGRERERSGRLSSTQQPSTCLTEDLRAEREGEGERRDRERGAGEKERKRQAEEDNRRENRDRSLQEKEREELEKTKEREKEKAKEREKAKEREKEKEKAKEREKEKAKEREKEKAKEREKEKAKEREEKANESSSSSGSDSDSSSSSSDSSSSSSSSSSSSSSEGEKKKGTVVKSSPVKKALPALISPPTVGAAFQRYLANGGRESASESDGQRATGREKERERTGGDRFLLSERENPPPAPQKAPVSQLPSAAERYPPTDREKERGKGQERYSPTEVESSSPPPSPPRRGASQGGGERYSPTEVEREKEREGGVKSQARRAEQYSPSEQEREWERRRAPSPKAPAAAVVPRPSPPRRTPPRQYQDPPTCSPSPRRQAATRRASPPSRSPTRHYAPRRSRSRELEHNRERQRARDRGRDRSRDRGARRSRSRSPRRRSPLYRSRRSPSPVRQRRSSHSLSRERQRHQEREKNRELERAREKERQREKEQERRERQPLKEVPPPRRSPSSSSRSSSSSSSPSPSPARERKELPVEKVMKPAVEKDRRGDREEREKGEDRGRKACSISSPLPSKETSPLPSQSEIRAHPKETRHSDPPRSRSPQALSHSETRVSLRDTSRTQSPAVLPSKGSAHPTDRPVRTENGVSEKGVKEKKKGKMGSPSSSSSSSSSSSSSSSSSDSSDSDAAQGKAGARIAAAHSSSSSSSSSSSSESEKEDKKKSPARPHRVPADSLRDSRSLSYSPPRQRRPAHSPPTRRSGSRQSPSRSPSSRRGK from the exons ATGTACAACGGCATTGGCCTGACCACGCCACGAGGCAGCGGCACCAACGGCTATGTGCAGCGCAACCTGTCGAGCGTGCGGGCAAAGCGTCCACGGGACGAGCGCGGCGGCGAGCGAGACGAGAAGGACCGTGAGAGGCTGGAGAGCCAACTGAACCGTCAGCCCAATGCCGAGATCCTGGAACACCAGAGAAAGAGGCAACTGGAGGTCAAGTGTGCAGAGCTGCAGGACATGATGGAAGAGCAGGG GTATTCCGCTGAGGAGATTGAAGAGAAGGTGAACAGCTTCCGCATGATGCTGCAGGAGCAGGAGCCGCCTTCGGCCCCCACCGAGAGACCATT ggCGACAGAGACTCACGCCCTGGCTGCAGCCAACCAGCAGAAGAACGACCGGCTGAAGGCGGCGTTCGGCATCGCCACGGACTACGTAGATGGCTCCTCCTTCCATCCGGAGCGCaaggagcgagagaaggagaagagggagcaggagaggctggagagggagaagCAACAGCATCAGAAATATGC GCTGGTAGAAGAGTCAGAGGACTCTGACTCCCCGGCCCGAAAACAGAGCCGCAAGAAGAAAAGGAAGAAAAACAAGAACAGAGACAg CTCAGAGAGCCCTTCCCCCTCTCCTAGACGGGTGAAAAAAactaaaaagaagaagaagaaaag ggACGGGTCGGAAGAAAAGGATGACAAAGATAG CTCCTCAGACGAGAAGCAGGCGTCTAAGAAAaaacgcaagagaagtgaaaATGAGACTCCGCCCCAGAGTAAGACACGGCGCCATAGGAGTGGGTCCTCCAGCTCTGCTCACAG CCAATCCCCTGCCCcgctgagagagaggcagaagaacCAGCCTGtcaagagagcagaggaggggagaaaggggcTATCTCCTGACAGGAGGGGGCGTGGTCGTGAGGACGGGAGTCCACAGCGTTCGGGAGGCAGAGCG aGATCTCCCAGGTATCCCAGCTCCCCTGAACGCCGACCGAGGGCAGACAAGGAACGGGAGAAGGAGCGACTGAAGGacaaagagaaaggaagagagaaggagcgtGAGAAAGTGAAGCCTACCAGAACGAGACACgactcctcttccccctctcctcctcgaCTGGAACGAGAGAAAGGCAGGCGCTCcagaagtggagagagggagcgagataaGGATCGAGGAAAGGAGAGAACAATGCTGCAGAGGACCAGACACGACTcttcttcatccccctctccacccccgAAACAACTGGACACCAGGAAACAGAGGAGCGGAAAAGACAAACCACAAAGACGAGACTCCTCGTCTCCCTctccagaaagagagggagcaaggagaggaaggagcggagagggggagcgaggaaAGGAAAGAAATGCCCGAGCCCcagctgacagagagagggggagggtgagtGAGAAAGAAGGATCTCCCCCTAGTCGGAAAAGTGATGGCGGGAGAGGTAGAAACTCATCCCGTGACTCCACATCCCCTGTCCCTCAGTCACCTCTCACCAATGGACGACAGAAAGAAAGGGAGCACGAGGGaaggagagggcaagagaggaaaccggaggagagggggaaagagaagaaaccggaggagagggggaaagagaggaaaccggaggagagggggaaagagagggagagggaattgagcaaagagagggagaaacaagagGAGCAGAGGAAGCGGGAGATCgaaagggaaaaagagagggagcgaaaccgagatggagggagagagcgcgagagGTCCGGCAGACTGTCTTCTACCCAACAGCCATCTACCTGTTTGACTGAAGATCTCCGCGCAGAacgagagggtgagggggagaggagggacagagagaggggggcaggagagaaggagagaaaaagacaagcagaggaggacaacaggcGGGAGAACAGAGACCGAAGCCTGCAGGAAAAGGAGCGAGAGGAGTTGGAGAAGacaaaggaaagagagaaggagaaggcaaAGGAAAGGGAGAAGGCaaaggaaagggagaaggagaaggagaaggcaaaggaaagagagaaggagaaggcaaaggaaagagagaaggagaag gcgaaggaaagagagaaggagaaggcaaaggaaagagaggagaaagcgAATGAGAGCAGCAGTAGCAGCGGGAGTGACAGTGACAGCTCTTCCTCATCCTCTgactcatcctcatcatcatcatcctcctcttcttcctcatcctccgagggagagaagaaaaaggGAACCGTGGTGAAGAGCAGCCCAGTGAAAAAAGCCCTCCCCGCGCTCATCTCCCCTCCCACTGTAGGTGCTGCCTTCCAGAGGTATCTGGCCAATGGGGGCAGAGAGAGCGCTTCAGAGAGTGACGGACAGAGAGCTACCGGGAGAGAGAAGGAAcgtgagagaacaggaggggacaggTTCCTGCTCTCTGAAAGGGAAAACCCACCTCCTGCTCCCCAAAAAGCTCCggtctcccaactcccctctgctGCAGAGCGCTACCcccccacagacagagagaaggagcgagggaAGGGACAGGAGAGGTACAGCCCCACCGAGGTAGAGAGCTCCagccctccaccctctcctcccagAAGAGGAGCCTCCCAAGGCGGAGGCGAGAGGTACTCCCCCACTGaagtggaaagagagaaggagagagagggaggggtgaagaGCCAGGCCAGGAGGGCAGAGCAGTACAGCCCCTctgagcaggagagagagtgggagaggaggagggcgcCCTCCCCAAAAGCCCCTGCAGCAGCAGTTGTCCCGCGGCCCTCCCCCCCTCGCCGCACCCCCCCACGGCAGTACCAGGACCCCCCCACTTGCTCCCCCAGCCCCCGACGGCAAGCCGCCACCCGGAGAGCCTCCCCTCCGTCCCGCTCCCCGACTCGCCACTACGCCCCACGGCGGAGCCGCAGCCGGGAGCTAGAGCACAaccgagagaggcagagagcgagggatagagggagggaccGTTCCAGAGACAGAGGAGCCAGAAGGAGCAGGTCGAGGAGTCCCAGAAGACGGAGTCCCCTCTACAG GTCCCGGCGATCCCCCTCTCCCGTTCGACAAAGGAGAAGCAGTCACTCGCTATCCAGAGAAAGgcagagacaccaggagagagagaagaatagagagctggagagagcgagggaaaaaGAGCGGCAACGTGAAAAAGAGCAAGAGAGGCGAGAGCGTCAACCTCTTAAAGAGGTACCCCCACCCCGTCGCTCACCCTCTTCATCTTCtcgttcttcttcttcttcctcatccccatccccctctccggCCCGAGAGAGAAAGGAGCTGCCTGTAGAAAAGGTGATGAAACCAGCAGTAGAGAAAGACCGAAGAGGTGatagagaggagcgagagaaaggggaagacagaggaaggaagGCTTGTTCCATCTCCTCACCGCTCCCCTCCAAGGAGACCAGTCCCCTTCCCAGCCAATCAGAAATCAGAGCCCACCCCAAAGAAACACGGCACTCTGACCCGCCCCGCTCCAGGTCGCCACAGGCCCTCAGCCATTCAGAGACCAGAGTCTCTCTACGAGATACATCGAGGACCCAATCACCTGCGGTGCTCCCCTCAAAAGGCTCTGCCCACCCCACAGACCGACCAGTCAGGACTGAAAACGGTGTGAGCGAGAAGGGGGtcaaagagaaaaagaaaggaaaGATGGGCAGCCCcagctcatcatcatcatcttcctccTCGTCATCTTCCTCTTCGTCTTCATCAGACAGTTCTGACTCTGATGCAGCGCAAGGAAAAGC aggtGCCAGGATAGCGGCTGCCCatagctcttcctcctcctcctcctcatcatcctcttctGAAAGCGAGAAGGAAGACAAGAAGAAGAG CCCGGCGCGACCTCACAGAGTGCCAGCTGATTCGCTGAGAGACTCTCGCTCACTCAGCTACTCTCCACCCAGACAGAGGCGACCTGCACATTCCCCACCCACCCGCAG GAGTGGCAGCAGGCAGTCCCCAAGCCGATCTCCAAGCAGTCGGAGAGGAAAATGA